AATACCATTAGTTCTACTAACTGAATTTGGAGTGATACCCATAAAAATTCATACGCAACCCGACGACTCCACCTGTGGCCCCACAAGCCTGCATGCTGTGTACCGTTATTTTAAAGATTCAATTCAGCTAAGCGAAGTCATTAAGGAGGTGCCGTCGCTTGATGAAGGGGGGACGCTGGAGGTATTGCTGGCCTGCCACGCCCTGCAAAGGGGTTATAAAGCACGCATCTATACCTATAACATGTTTATTTTCGATCCCACGTGGATCGGTCTGAGCAACGAGGAGATCATCCTGAAACTGGAGGAGCAGCTCAAGTATAAAAAAGGCGAAAAATTCCATCGGGCCACCCATGCCTACATTGAGTTTCTGCGGCTGGGGGGAGAGTTGCGCACACGCGACCTAAATAAAGG
Above is a window of Pontibacter akesuensis DNA encoding:
- a CDS encoding C39 family peptidase, translating into MIPIKIHTQPDDSTCGPTSLHAVYRYFKDSIQLSEVIKEVPSLDEGGTLEVLLACHALQRGYKARIYTYNMFIFDPTWIGLSNEEIILKLEEQLKYKKGEKFHRATHAYIEFLRLGGELRTRDLNKGLLREYFDQGIPLLCGLSATYLYQSAREMSDETGKSIYDDIQGYPMGHFVVLCGFVDDQKCVVVADPYPDNPSFQNNYYEVKTTHLINSIMLGMATFDANLLAIQPPTIKPVQA